The following are from one region of the Myxococcales bacterium genome:
- a CDS encoding DUF2029 domain-containing protein: MSSVEPVHAPGPEDSDRPKPGLGVRDLAPRLMALAGLAAALLPMALRRLIDGDEGYLLMGARLVSEGQRPYADFFSPQTPGVAYAFGAWFSVFGRSWGSARVLAGLVAVATGMFLFEYVWRATRSRGWAFVSLVAFVGSGYVLGWLTIAKTYGLTAMFVMAGAVMLILDRSRWTSFAAGMCFALATETRLYALVAVVAGLVFLWQQRAFAPRGLWRELAGYALGVGAGALFILPSVFASTEALWFGVVEYHGMREAGQNELIGNFRQKWDILRGLVVPERMEGPSDIQFSITLALALVARASRSTPKGFGAAGLAWISLFVVSLLPTPSYPQYFSVVVPLMLADSFAALGQRRLRAVWAPVSILASFFVAMGAAEVARYTTTGINLPTVWTPDRAERWTLKTMRKVGREIDAQGIDEAASWWPGYFVNTKTTIVRGLVNDFGLRVANRVTPEKKQQYHLVSHEDMAGMIQAQKPRLFVEGNWAATPVANLLPAHGYRLSSSHANVRLWVAPPP; the protein is encoded by the coding sequence GTGAGTTCAGTTGAACCCGTGCACGCCCCGGGGCCCGAAGACTCGGACCGTCCGAAGCCCGGCTTGGGCGTTCGCGACCTCGCCCCCCGGCTGATGGCGCTCGCGGGGCTCGCGGCCGCCTTGCTGCCCATGGCTCTACGCCGCCTGATCGACGGCGACGAAGGCTACTTGCTCATGGGCGCGCGGTTGGTCTCCGAGGGCCAGCGTCCCTACGCGGACTTCTTTTCCCCCCAAACACCCGGCGTCGCCTACGCGTTCGGCGCTTGGTTCTCCGTGTTCGGCCGCTCGTGGGGCAGCGCCCGAGTCCTTGCCGGGCTCGTGGCCGTGGCGACGGGCATGTTCTTGTTCGAGTACGTGTGGCGCGCCACGCGCAGCCGCGGATGGGCGTTCGTCAGCCTCGTGGCCTTCGTGGGCAGCGGCTACGTTTTGGGTTGGCTCACGATCGCGAAGACGTACGGCCTCACGGCGATGTTCGTCATGGCGGGCGCCGTCATGCTGATCCTCGACCGCTCACGGTGGACCTCGTTCGCGGCGGGGATGTGCTTTGCTCTGGCCACCGAGACCCGTCTTTACGCGCTCGTCGCGGTGGTTGCAGGTCTCGTTTTCCTTTGGCAGCAGCGGGCCTTCGCACCCCGGGGGCTCTGGCGCGAACTTGCGGGATACGCCTTGGGCGTGGGGGCGGGCGCGCTTTTCATTCTGCCCAGTGTCTTTGCAAGCACCGAAGCTCTGTGGTTCGGCGTCGTGGAGTATCACGGCATGCGGGAGGCGGGACAAAACGAACTCATCGGCAATTTTCGCCAAAAATGGGACATTCTGCGGGGTCTGGTGGTGCCTGAGCGCATGGAAGGCCCATCAGACATTCAGTTTTCGATCACCTTGGCGCTGGCGCTGGTGGCGCGTGCCTCGCGCAGCACCCCGAAGGGCTTTGGCGCCGCGGGGCTCGCGTGGATCTCGCTCTTTGTCGTCAGCCTTCTTCCTACGCCGAGCTATCCCCAATACTTTAGTGTGGTCGTTCCGCTGATGCTGGCCGATTCCTTCGCGGCGCTTGGCCAAAGACGGCTGCGCGCCGTGTGGGCGCCCGTCTCGATCCTGGCGTCCTTCTTCGTGGCCATGGGCGCCGCGGAGGTTGCCCGCTACACGACCACGGGCATCAACCTTCCCACGGTGTGGACACCCGACCGGGCCGAACGTTGGACCCTGAAGACGATGCGCAAGGTCGGGCGCGAGATCGACGCACAGGGGATCGACGAGGCGGCAAGCTGGTGGCCCGGCTACTTCGTCAACACCAAAACCACGATCGTGCGCGGCTTGGTCAACGACTTCGGTCTCCGGGTGGCCAACCGGGTCACGCCCGAAAAAAAGCAGCAATACCACCTGGTGAGCCACGAGGACATGGCGGGCATGATCCAAGCCCAAAAGCCCCGGCTCTTCGTGGAAGGCAACTGGGCAGCAACTCCGGTCGCCAACCTCTTGCCCGCGCATGGCTATCGCCTGTCATCAAGCCACGCG